Proteins encoded in a region of the Cheilinus undulatus linkage group 8, ASM1832078v1, whole genome shotgun sequence genome:
- the LOC121513068 gene encoding zinc transporter ZIP1-like, with protein sequence MSPALLAPVRETAVLQANPAAVPALEIKLGALAVLLSVTLLFGFTPLCIVRGAGRCSVDPELRRKLLSLISCFAGGVFLATCLLDLLPDYLESINQAFTNAGITLQFPLPEFIMAMGFFLVLVLEQIVLTFKDQSSAASEERRALLVNSSVQANGHHHSHPRRGSEESDGGHFHLDFNSQSALRAFILVFSLSLHSVFEGLAVGLVEEGKQVLEICLALMIHKSIISFSLSFKLCQSRLRRSVVVGCLLLFAAMSPLGIGVGIGLTETRTSAQHQLARCTLEGLAGGTFLYITFMEILPHELSSSKNRILKVAMLLVGFAVVTGVLFIKL encoded by the exons ATGTCCCCCGCTCTCCTCGCTCCTGTGAGGGAAACGGCCGTGCTGCAGGCCAACCCGGCCGCCGTCCCCGCTCTGGAGATCAAACTGGGAGCACTGGCagtgctgctgtctgtcactCTGCTGTTTGGCTTCACGCCGCTCTGCATCGTCCGAGGAGCCGGCCGCTGCAGCGTGGACCCTG AATTGCGGCGTAAGCTTCTCAGTCTCATCAGCTGTTTTGCCGGTGGAGTGTTTTTGGCCACGTGCCTCCTCGACCTGCTGCCAGACTACCTGGAGAGCATCAACCAGGCCTTCACCAACGCCGGGATCACC CTCCAGTTTCCTCTGCCGGAGTTCATCATGGCCATGGGTTTCTTCCTGGTGCTCGTCCTGGAGCAGATTGTCCTCACTTTCAAGGACCAATCATCGGCAGCCTCCGAGGAGCGTCGGGCTTTGCTGGTCAACTCCAGCGTCCAGGCCAACGGTCATCACCACTCCCACCCCCGCCGTGGATCAGAGGAGTCCGACGGCGGCCACTTCCACTTGGACTTTAACTCCCAGTCGGCCCTGCGAGCCTTCATCCTGGTCTTCTCTCTGTCGCTGCACTCTGTGTTCGAGGGTCTGGCAGTGGgcctggtggaggaggggaagcagGTGTTAGAGATCTGCCTGGCTCTGATGATCCACAAGAGCATCATCTCCTTCAGCCTGTCCTTCAAGCTGTGTCAGAGCCGGCTGCGGCGCTCCGTGGTCGTCGGCTGTCTGCTGCTGTTCGCCGCCATGTCCCCGCTGGGCATCGGCGTGGGCATCGGGCTCACGGAGACGCGGACATCCGCGCAGCACCAGCTGGCCCGCTGCACGCTAGAGGGGCTGGCCGGGGGAACATTCCTCTACATCACCTTCATGGAGATCCTGCCACACGAGCTCAGCTCCTCCAAGAACCGCATCCTCAAGGTCGCCATGCTGCTGGTGGGCTTCGCTGTGGTCACCGGGGTACTTTTCATCAAGCTGTAG